Proteins encoded in a region of the Psychromicrobium lacuslunae genome:
- a CDS encoding SDR family NAD(P)-dependent oxidoreductase, producing the protein MTPRFIDQQVLVVGGGSGLGRAVAIAFAAEGAKVGLIGRTEETLRESLAALAGDGHALLTADITNAAEISTAVAELSETLGGLDVAVNTAGALLQPAPFGDVAAEQAAALFNTNVLGTWNAMSAEVQQLRRGHGGVIINFSSTIGAHRTVPGFAAYGASKAAVSAMSRAAALDHIREGIRIAVISPGASDTEMSFRSGESSDDRAARVAKTNPLGRIGSLQEIAAATLFLASEDSAFTVGADFVLDGGTSA; encoded by the coding sequence ATGACTCCTCGATTCATTGATCAGCAGGTCTTAGTGGTCGGCGGTGGCTCGGGTTTGGGCCGGGCGGTAGCAATTGCCTTTGCTGCAGAGGGCGCCAAGGTTGGTTTGATTGGACGTACCGAAGAGACCCTGAGGGAGAGCTTGGCGGCACTGGCCGGAGACGGTCATGCGCTGCTGACCGCGGATATCACCAATGCGGCGGAAATTTCTACAGCCGTGGCAGAGCTAAGCGAGACGCTGGGTGGCCTGGACGTCGCGGTCAACACCGCGGGCGCACTTTTACAGCCCGCTCCCTTCGGCGACGTCGCTGCCGAGCAAGCCGCGGCACTGTTCAACACCAACGTTCTGGGCACCTGGAACGCGATGAGCGCAGAGGTTCAGCAGCTGCGCCGCGGTCACGGTGGAGTGATTATTAACTTCTCCTCCACCATCGGGGCGCACCGCACCGTGCCAGGCTTCGCCGCTTACGGTGCCTCCAAGGCAGCGGTCAGCGCCATGAGTCGGGCAGCGGCGCTCGACCATATTCGCGAAGGCATTCGGATTGCGGTGATTAGCCCCGGCGCATCGGACACCGAGATGTCTTTCCGGAGCGGGGAGAGCAGTGATGACCGGGCGGCACGGGTAGCCAAGACGAATCCGCTGGGCCGGATCGGTAGTCTGCAGGAAATCGCAGCTGCAACGCTCTTCCTAGCCTCCGAGGACTCGGCTTTCACGGTCGGCGCCGACTTCGTGCTCGATGGCGGGACCAGCGCCTAG
- a CDS encoding TetR/AcrR family transcriptional regulator, whose product MPRPKKFDADLVSDQVLDEFWTNSFSGTSTDDLCQRTGLSRSSLYNAFSNKSGAYRHALDHYGKLKDAQRSPYAEYGSTGREALTALLHDVITGQLAEADRRTCLVLHACVEIGTKEADIAELTRENLAVFEDLICSIVERGQADGSLRNSQPPRELARLVHAVLNGLQVHQRVAETDENTRSTINTVMTLL is encoded by the coding sequence ATGCCTCGCCCCAAGAAGTTCGATGCCGATCTGGTCAGCGACCAAGTACTCGACGAATTCTGGACTAACTCCTTCTCCGGAACCTCCACCGATGACCTCTGCCAGCGCACCGGACTGTCGCGAAGTAGCCTCTATAACGCCTTTAGCAATAAATCGGGTGCCTATCGTCATGCCCTGGACCACTACGGCAAACTCAAGGACGCCCAGCGGTCGCCTTACGCCGAATACGGCTCCACCGGACGCGAGGCTCTCACAGCTTTACTACACGATGTGATCACCGGGCAGCTCGCTGAAGCTGATCGTCGCACCTGCCTGGTACTGCATGCCTGTGTTGAGATCGGCACGAAAGAAGCCGATATCGCCGAGCTGACCAGAGAAAACCTGGCCGTTTTCGAGGATTTGATCTGCAGCATTGTGGAACGCGGCCAAGCCGACGGCTCGCTGCGGAACAGCCAACCTCCCCGCGAACTGGCCCGACTGGTGCATGCAGTGCTCAACGGTCTGCAAGTCCACCAAAGAGTAGCTGAAACGGACGAAAACACTCGCAGCACCATCAACACAGTGATGACTTTGCTCTAG
- a CDS encoding Lrp/AsnC family transcriptional regulator has translation MLNSDAIREPHPESKPIRFDEADLVILRELSQDARVPNNILAQRAGLAPSTCLNRVRTLREAGVIRGFHADLDLSSLGLDVAAMISIRVHSQARKKMLELARTLRDLPETLNVFVLGGEYDLLLHVVCGSTADLRKFVEKQLGGNPAFINTQTTLIFEHLQPAAKSRSISH, from the coding sequence ATGTTGAATTCGGATGCGATTCGTGAACCACATCCTGAATCGAAGCCAATTCGGTTCGACGAAGCGGATCTGGTGATCCTTCGCGAACTATCCCAGGACGCCAGAGTGCCTAACAACATACTCGCCCAACGTGCTGGTCTGGCCCCCTCGACTTGTCTCAACCGGGTTCGGACACTTCGAGAGGCCGGTGTCATCAGGGGCTTCCATGCAGATCTTGATCTTTCTAGCCTGGGCCTCGACGTGGCAGCGATGATTTCAATCCGAGTGCACTCACAAGCCCGCAAGAAGATGCTGGAGCTAGCTAGAACACTGCGCGATCTACCGGAGACGCTCAATGTGTTCGTGCTCGGTGGAGAGTACGACCTGCTGCTACATGTGGTGTGCGGCTCCACTGCTGATTTGCGAAAATTTGTTGAGAAGCAGCTGGGTGGTAACCCAGCCTTTATAAATACCCAAACCACACTGATCTTCGAACATCTACAGCCCGCCGCGAAGAGCCGATCAATTTCTCACTAA
- the kynU gene encoding kynureninase: MAQSPITGALSRESCVVADRSDPLALFKNRFLLPEGVIYLDGNSLGARPAGALERVQEVVSAEWGEGLIRSWNTAGWFDLPGKLGDKISRLVGGRQGETVVTDTTSLNLFKALASAIRIQQVDHPEKRVIVTERDNFPTDVYIAEGITDFLNSVAEESGVRYEVRLIDEDLPLAEALDDSTAVLALSHVNYRTGAMWEMADVTAAAHRHGALVIWDLAHAAGAVEVDLNAADADYAVGCTYKYLNGGPGSPAFIWVNARHQGRFWQPLTGWWSHAKPFEMADSYTPANNIGRFLCGTQPISALAMVEIGLDIMLDADAAAVRAKSLELTDLFIALVEQRCAEHPLELITPREHAKRGSHVSFRHPEGYAVMSALIARGVIGDYREPEVLRFGITPLYLGYADVWDAVEVLREILDTRSWDRDEFKLRNAVT, from the coding sequence ATGGCCCAGTCACCAATCACCGGCGCGCTCAGTCGTGAGTCCTGCGTGGTCGCAGATCGAAGCGATCCATTGGCGCTCTTTAAGAACCGTTTTTTGCTTCCGGAGGGTGTGATTTACCTTGATGGTAACTCGCTTGGTGCGCGGCCGGCGGGAGCGCTGGAGCGGGTTCAAGAAGTAGTGAGCGCTGAATGGGGAGAGGGGCTGATTCGGAGTTGGAACACCGCGGGTTGGTTCGATCTTCCCGGCAAGCTGGGCGATAAGATTTCGCGCCTGGTCGGGGGCCGGCAGGGCGAAACAGTTGTCACCGACACCACTAGTTTGAACCTTTTCAAAGCGCTTGCCTCGGCGATCAGGATCCAGCAAGTCGATCACCCGGAGAAACGGGTGATTGTCACCGAGCGGGACAACTTCCCCACAGACGTCTATATCGCCGAGGGAATCACTGATTTTTTGAATTCGGTGGCGGAAGAGTCCGGGGTCCGCTACGAGGTGCGACTCATCGACGAGGACCTGCCGCTAGCGGAAGCGCTCGATGATTCAACGGCGGTGCTGGCGCTTTCGCATGTCAACTACCGAACCGGGGCGATGTGGGAGATGGCTGACGTCACGGCAGCCGCTCACCGGCATGGTGCCTTGGTTATTTGGGACCTCGCGCACGCCGCGGGCGCCGTCGAGGTTGATCTCAATGCTGCCGACGCTGATTACGCGGTGGGTTGTACCTACAAATACCTGAACGGCGGACCGGGTTCACCGGCTTTCATCTGGGTCAACGCCCGTCATCAGGGACGTTTCTGGCAGCCACTGACCGGCTGGTGGTCGCACGCTAAGCCGTTTGAGATGGCCGATAGTTACACCCCCGCCAATAACATCGGCAGATTTCTCTGCGGCACTCAACCCATCTCGGCACTAGCGATGGTCGAAATAGGCCTCGACATTATGCTCGACGCCGACGCTGCTGCGGTCCGCGCGAAGTCGCTCGAACTGACCGATCTTTTCATTGCGCTCGTCGAACAACGATGTGCCGAGCATCCGCTGGAGCTCATTACTCCTCGCGAGCACGCAAAGCGCGGCAGCCACGTCAGCTTCCGGCATCCGGAAGGCTACGCGGTGATGAGTGCGCTGATCGCGCGCGGAGTGATTGGAGATTACCGGGAGCCCGAGGTGCTACGCTTCGGCATCACTCCGCTTTACCTCGGCTATGCCGATGTTTGGGACGCGGTAGAGGTACTGCGGGAAATCCTGGACACCCGGTCTTGGGACCGTGACGAATTCAAGCTGCGCAACGCCGTCACCTGA
- a CDS encoding amidohydrolase family protein, which produces MSVTTQTATESDSSAGSWLITNIGELVTQDLQREDTDTGVLRDAAVLFEGERISWIGSAKAAPAADQLIDAAGRAVLPGWVDSHNHLIFAGDRTAEFEARMSGQGYAAGGIAVTVDATRGASDQELEELASARVLEARSQGSTYLETKTGYGLDLAHEVRSAQIASRVADQVTFLGAHLVPAGIDPDDYTALVSGPMLQAVLPWVQWADVFCERGAFTEEQSRQVLQACQQAGLGLRVHGNQLGPGAGVKLAVEFAAASVDHVNYLDDSDIDALAASWSPDSSVRADHLGTVATCLPACDLSTRQPLAPARRLLDAGVQIALASNCNPGTSFTTSMPYCVTTAVLQMGLSVHEAVRAATWGGALALRKHRGEDRDGARAVGSLAVSHRADLQLLEAPSATHLAYRPGMPLTRAVWRAGQLVAGQPRS; this is translated from the coding sequence ATGAGCGTCACGACCCAAACCGCAACCGAGTCCGACTCGTCGGCGGGCAGCTGGCTGATCACCAATATCGGTGAATTGGTCACACAGGATTTGCAGCGCGAGGACACCGACACCGGTGTGCTGCGGGACGCCGCTGTGCTCTTCGAAGGCGAACGGATTTCTTGGATCGGCTCTGCTAAGGCCGCTCCGGCGGCCGATCAGTTGATTGACGCGGCGGGCCGAGCGGTGCTGCCGGGCTGGGTTGATTCACATAATCACCTGATCTTCGCCGGGGATCGGACCGCTGAGTTCGAAGCCAGAATGTCCGGGCAGGGTTACGCGGCTGGCGGTATCGCGGTCACCGTCGACGCTACCCGCGGGGCGAGTGATCAAGAGCTAGAAGAACTGGCCAGCGCCCGGGTGCTCGAAGCGCGCAGCCAGGGCAGCACCTATCTGGAAACTAAAACCGGCTACGGTCTCGACCTGGCTCATGAGGTGCGTAGCGCCCAGATTGCCAGCCGGGTGGCTGATCAGGTGACTTTTCTGGGTGCGCATTTGGTGCCCGCCGGGATCGATCCTGATGACTACACCGCGCTGGTCAGCGGGCCAATGCTGCAGGCAGTTTTGCCTTGGGTGCAATGGGCCGACGTGTTTTGTGAACGCGGTGCTTTTACCGAAGAGCAGTCCAGGCAGGTGCTTCAGGCCTGTCAGCAAGCCGGGCTGGGCTTGCGGGTGCATGGCAACCAGCTTGGGCCCGGAGCTGGGGTCAAACTGGCAGTTGAATTCGCCGCCGCCAGCGTCGATCATGTCAACTATCTTGATGATTCCGATATTGACGCCTTAGCGGCGAGCTGGTCGCCCGACTCTTCCGTCAGGGCCGATCACCTAGGAACCGTCGCGACCTGTTTACCGGCCTGCGATTTATCGACTCGGCAACCGCTCGCCCCGGCACGCCGGTTGTTGGATGCCGGGGTGCAGATCGCGCTGGCAAGTAACTGCAACCCGGGCACCTCCTTTACTACCTCAATGCCGTATTGCGTCACCACTGCGGTGCTGCAAATGGGGCTCAGTGTGCATGAGGCGGTGCGGGCTGCCACCTGGGGCGGTGCGCTCGCTCTGCGCAAGCACCGTGGTGAGGACCGGGATGGCGCTCGAGCGGTCGGCTCTCTTGCAGTCAGTCATCGGGCCGATCTGCAGCTGCTCGAGGCACCCTCGGCAACCCATTTGGCGTACCGGCCCGGGATGCCGCTGACCCGGGCGGTTTGGCGAGCCGGCCAGCTGGTCGCCGGTCAACCTCGTAGCTAG
- a CDS encoding endo-alpha-N-acetylgalactosaminidase family protein, which translates to MSAVVSAALTRQGLAFLSAAALSFGGLALTAGSASAAPGGVLPANAEQISSGQLRVVVSKTFPQALSYTEVSSRKQLSGASSITQQITINGVDQPVTVSSKKIDARTMEYELTPSKLSGVSLSAQLSVQAQTVSFNITKITDTPENRVNNLQIKNQDLVTVSSKDPQASVASAVVSVNRAVSGDTITAINASTPLDASAKSAKLSLASNGQLAAGFENNSLYDSGSPSAPSERGKFWRQAVSDGAGGVKMGISSGAWLYRANGSEQTEELPWSKVVITGDANSDGRVDWQDGAIAYRGIETKPAGAADVKNRVITHIPFNFASQATHPFLKTLDDVKHISLATDGLGQMALLKGYTSEGHDSANSDFGGNYNTRAGGLGDLNQLLQGGAAYGATFGVHINNTEAYPEANSFNDGFVDKTKKGWNWLDQSYYIDQQKDILSGSQNARVQQLRTETNANLTMAYVDVFYESGWKSYRLQKSLSDAGFSVASEFGTAMTANNTWSHWANDENYGGSDNKGWNSQILRFVDNSQRDIWNPDPLLGTSHIVEWEGWTGQNDYNAFLKNVWNNNVPVKFLQQQEITSWTPGNISLTGGLSINGTSLADRVISQNGVAVLKGNDYLLPWSAAAVKFGPGAKNSTQQNKLYHYSLKGGSTSWQLTPDFANADHLLQYKLTDTGRELVGSVPVVNGQVTLSSAANQAYVLVPEGARKTVPAVKYGVGTPIQDPGFDANTLKAWKPTGGAAVQRTAKGLLVAKLGQDASSISQTLQPVQQAGTYSVSAWLEIEPGKKRATTLSVTPSGGKPVSVIVDSSGAKNQVAADDKSGSYFQRIRVLVDLRPGQTAKLSISAGAGDAAVRIDDVRMVKTVRVPTSGVLSEDFEGVDQGWGPFVKGDAGGVTDPRTHIAKLNAPYTQSGWNAKTTSDTLAGQYSLHSHEENQGLVYRTSNYTLPLQPGHQYKVSFDYQSSLANQYAWVSGYDNGGSTVQTSSNAIPVATETTRWNQTFTASGCGPNWVGLSRTGSSAGAEFTLDNFLVEDLGASSETPACASLSVVSNQPVIEQGTENSFSTTFKSTEAAPISNLSVALKLPEGWTAIASTPATAATLPSGGTLTTQWKVKVPASADGNYSVQANAGYSTTVAPLGQRNASAEAKVYTLPQPPSKNTYASDLQWIGTPSNGWGPLEKDQANGEQGEGDGPPLTLGGKVYAKGLGAHAASSVRYYLGAQCTAFSSVIGIDDIQKTKGAVEFSVVGDGKVLYTSPTLKGGGTPVSISVPLSGVKYVDLKVGFSTPSNGNDWADWADAQFQCGS; encoded by the coding sequence ATGAGTGCAGTCGTTTCCGCCGCCTTGACCCGTCAGGGCCTGGCGTTTCTCTCCGCCGCAGCCCTCTCCTTCGGCGGCCTGGCATTGACCGCGGGCAGCGCCTCGGCGGCCCCTGGCGGGGTGCTACCCGCCAACGCCGAGCAGATCAGTTCCGGGCAGCTTCGGGTCGTGGTCTCTAAGACCTTCCCACAGGCGCTGAGCTACACCGAGGTCTCCAGCCGCAAACAACTCAGCGGCGCCAGCTCAATAACACAGCAGATCACCATCAACGGGGTCGATCAACCGGTCACGGTCAGCAGCAAAAAGATCGATGCTCGCACCATGGAGTACGAACTGACTCCCAGCAAGCTGAGCGGCGTTTCGCTCTCAGCCCAGCTCAGCGTGCAGGCCCAAACGGTGAGTTTCAATATCACCAAGATCACCGACACCCCGGAGAACCGGGTCAATAACCTGCAAATCAAGAACCAAGATCTTGTCACTGTCTCTTCCAAGGACCCGCAGGCTAGCGTCGCCTCGGCCGTCGTCTCGGTCAACCGTGCTGTTTCCGGAGACACCATCACCGCCATCAATGCCAGCACCCCGCTAGATGCCAGTGCGAAATCGGCGAAACTCTCCCTTGCCAGCAACGGTCAGCTAGCGGCTGGTTTCGAGAACAATTCGCTCTACGATTCTGGTAGCCCAAGTGCACCCTCGGAGCGCGGCAAGTTCTGGCGGCAGGCCGTTTCGGACGGCGCAGGCGGGGTCAAAATGGGAATTTCCTCGGGGGCGTGGCTATACCGCGCTAACGGCTCCGAGCAGACCGAAGAACTACCTTGGAGCAAGGTCGTGATCACCGGTGATGCAAACTCCGATGGCAGGGTCGACTGGCAAGACGGCGCGATTGCCTATCGCGGCATCGAAACCAAACCCGCTGGCGCAGCTGATGTGAAGAACCGCGTCATTACCCATATTCCCTTCAATTTCGCCTCGCAAGCCACTCACCCCTTCCTCAAAACACTCGATGATGTGAAGCATATTTCGCTCGCCACCGATGGTCTCGGTCAAATGGCGCTCCTCAAGGGTTACACCTCGGAGGGTCACGACTCGGCCAATTCTGACTTCGGCGGAAACTACAACACGCGAGCCGGTGGCCTGGGCGATCTCAATCAACTGCTGCAAGGTGGCGCGGCTTATGGGGCAACCTTCGGGGTGCACATTAACAACACCGAGGCTTACCCTGAGGCGAACTCCTTCAATGACGGTTTCGTCGATAAGACCAAGAAGGGCTGGAACTGGCTGGATCAGTCCTATTACATCGATCAGCAAAAGGACATCCTCTCCGGCAGCCAAAATGCCCGGGTACAACAGTTACGCACCGAGACGAATGCCAACCTGACCATGGCCTACGTCGATGTGTTCTATGAGAGCGGCTGGAAATCGTATCGGCTACAAAAGAGCCTGAGTGATGCCGGTTTCTCGGTGGCTAGTGAATTTGGCACCGCGATGACCGCGAACAACACCTGGTCACACTGGGCCAACGATGAAAACTACGGCGGCAGCGATAATAAGGGCTGGAACTCACAGATCCTGCGTTTTGTCGATAACTCGCAGCGCGATATCTGGAACCCAGACCCGTTGCTGGGCACCAGCCACATCGTGGAATGGGAGGGTTGGACCGGCCAGAATGACTACAATGCCTTCCTGAAGAACGTGTGGAACAACAATGTCCCGGTGAAATTCCTGCAGCAGCAAGAAATCACTTCCTGGACACCCGGCAATATCTCCCTGACCGGTGGCCTCAGCATTAACGGCACCTCACTGGCTGATCGGGTGATCAGCCAGAACGGTGTCGCCGTGTTGAAAGGCAATGACTACTTGCTGCCTTGGTCAGCCGCAGCCGTCAAATTTGGCCCCGGCGCGAAGAACAGCACACAGCAGAACAAGCTGTACCACTACAGCTTGAAGGGCGGTAGCACTAGCTGGCAGCTCACTCCTGATTTTGCCAATGCTGACCACCTGCTGCAGTACAAGCTGACCGATACTGGCCGCGAGTTGGTCGGCAGCGTTCCGGTGGTCAATGGTCAGGTCACCCTCAGCTCGGCTGCCAATCAGGCGTATGTGCTGGTTCCGGAGGGCGCCCGGAAAACGGTTCCGGCGGTGAAGTATGGTGTTGGCACACCGATTCAGGATCCTGGTTTTGACGCCAACACGCTCAAAGCCTGGAAGCCTACCGGCGGTGCCGCCGTGCAACGCACCGCTAAGGGGCTGCTGGTGGCCAAACTTGGTCAGGATGCCTCCAGCATCTCGCAGACCCTGCAGCCCGTACAGCAGGCCGGAACCTATTCGGTCAGCGCTTGGTTGGAAATTGAGCCGGGCAAGAAACGGGCCACCACGCTAAGCGTGACGCCGAGCGGCGGCAAGCCGGTCAGCGTCATCGTCGACAGCTCCGGGGCGAAGAACCAAGTTGCTGCCGATGATAAATCGGGCAGTTACTTCCAACGAATCCGGGTTCTCGTCGATTTACGCCCGGGCCAAACCGCCAAGCTCAGCATCTCCGCTGGGGCTGGCGATGCCGCTGTGCGTATCGACGATGTCAGAATGGTGAAAACGGTCAGGGTGCCAACCTCCGGCGTGCTTTCCGAAGACTTTGAGGGTGTCGATCAAGGTTGGGGGCCTTTTGTTAAGGGCGACGCCGGTGGCGTCACCGATCCGCGCACCCACATTGCCAAACTGAACGCTCCGTATACCCAGTCGGGCTGGAATGCTAAGACCACCTCCGACACTCTGGCCGGTCAGTACTCCCTGCACTCGCATGAAGAGAATCAGGGTTTGGTGTATCGCACCAGCAACTACACGCTGCCCCTGCAGCCCGGCCACCAGTACAAGGTTTCCTTCGATTACCAGTCCTCGCTAGCGAATCAATACGCCTGGGTGAGCGGTTACGACAACGGCGGCAGCACCGTGCAGACCTCGAGCAACGCTATCCCGGTCGCCACCGAAACTACTCGCTGGAATCAGACCTTTACCGCCAGCGGTTGCGGACCCAATTGGGTCGGGCTTTCCCGTACTGGTAGCAGCGCTGGCGCCGAATTCACCCTGGATAATTTCCTGGTCGAGGACCTCGGAGCGTCCAGCGAAACTCCAGCCTGCGCCTCGCTTTCGGTAGTTTCGAATCAGCCGGTGATCGAGCAGGGCACCGAGAACAGCTTCAGCACTACCTTCAAGAGCACCGAGGCCGCACCGATCAGCAATCTCTCGGTGGCGCTGAAACTGCCCGAAGGTTGGACGGCGATCGCCAGCACACCAGCCACGGCAGCCACGCTGCCCTCCGGCGGCACCCTGACCACACAGTGGAAGGTCAAGGTGCCAGCTAGTGCAGACGGCAACTATTCGGTGCAGGCCAACGCTGGGTACAGCACCACGGTGGCCCCGCTCGGACAGCGCAATGCCTCAGCTGAGGCTAAGGTCTACACGCTGCCTCAGCCGCCGAGCAAGAACACCTATGCCTCTGATCTGCAGTGGATCGGCACCCCGAGCAACGGCTGGGGTCCGCTAGAAAAGGACCAGGCAAATGGTGAGCAAGGTGAAGGTGACGGCCCGCCGCTGACCCTGGGCGGGAAGGTCTATGCCAAAGGACTTGGTGCGCATGCGGCTTCGAGCGTTCGCTACTATCTGGGTGCGCAGTGCACGGCTTTCAGCTCGGTGATCGGCATTGACGACATCCAAAAGACCAAGGGTGCGGTGGAGTTCTCAGTAGTCGGCGACGGCAAAGTGCTCTACACCTCCCCCACCTTGAAGGGCGGCGGCACTCCGGTCAGCATTAGTGTTCCACTGAGCGGAGTGAAGTACGTGGATCTCAAAGTTGGTTTTTCAACGCCAAGCAACGGTAATGACTGGGCGGATTGGGCCGACGCACAGTTCCAGTGCGGCAGCTAA
- a CDS encoding Cmx/CmrA family chloramphenicol efflux MFS transporter — protein MTTSRTRLPFAVFLIGLGIFCLGTSEFMIAGLLPDITADLGIDIPQAGWLITIFAIGMLIGAPAMTLLTLKLPRKITLLAACLVFILSHLIGATTTNFTLLLISRGLAAIACATFWSVGSVVAVTIAGPGKTAQALAVTVGGLTVSNIIGVPAGTWLGSHFGWQSAFWAVAALTALAAVALLVLIPRTDNQAKPKLSVMVRAELQAFRQGRIWLALLTTMLFQAAVFATFSYLAPLMIEIAGIPESAVAGVLFVFGLGSLIGVTLGGRYADRNPLLNILLSLSSMTLALAALLLFANQPWGLVIAIFFFGLTGFSIAAALNTRVFGFAGAAPTLAASVSTSAFNIGNALGPWLGGLVIGLGLGLRAPIWISIALALLAIGVALISRRVEKTPAPASASAAIPEPESITS, from the coding sequence ATGACCACCAGCAGAACAAGACTGCCCTTTGCGGTTTTTCTTATCGGCCTGGGCATCTTCTGCCTCGGCACCTCGGAATTCATGATCGCCGGCTTACTTCCCGATATCACCGCCGACCTCGGTATCGATATCCCGCAGGCGGGCTGGCTTATCACCATCTTCGCAATTGGCATGTTAATCGGCGCACCCGCGATGACCCTGCTTACCCTCAAACTGCCCCGTAAGATCACCCTATTAGCTGCCTGCCTGGTCTTCATCCTGAGCCATTTGATCGGCGCCACCACAACTAACTTCACCCTGCTGCTGATCAGCAGGGGGCTCGCCGCCATCGCCTGCGCAACCTTCTGGTCGGTGGGTTCGGTGGTCGCAGTGACCATTGCTGGCCCGGGAAAAACCGCACAAGCCTTGGCAGTCACTGTCGGTGGGCTCACCGTCTCCAACATTATTGGTGTCCCCGCAGGCACCTGGTTGGGCTCCCACTTCGGTTGGCAATCAGCGTTCTGGGCAGTGGCGGCCCTCACCGCACTGGCCGCAGTGGCCTTACTGGTGTTGATCCCGCGCACCGATAACCAGGCCAAACCAAAGTTATCGGTGATGGTTCGCGCCGAGCTGCAAGCCTTCCGGCAGGGCCGCATCTGGCTTGCCCTGCTGACCACAATGCTCTTTCAGGCCGCGGTATTTGCAACCTTCTCTTACCTGGCCCCGTTAATGATTGAGATCGCCGGCATTCCCGAATCCGCGGTTGCCGGAGTGTTGTTCGTCTTCGGTCTCGGCTCGCTGATCGGGGTCACCCTCGGTGGGCGCTACGCAGACCGAAATCCGCTGTTGAATATTCTGCTCAGTCTCAGCAGTATGACTCTGGCGCTTGCCGCTCTCTTGCTTTTCGCCAACCAACCCTGGGGCCTGGTGATCGCTATCTTCTTCTTCGGGCTGACTGGCTTCTCCATTGCAGCGGCTTTGAACACCAGGGTGTTTGGTTTTGCCGGCGCGGCGCCAACCTTGGCCGCCTCGGTGAGTACCTCGGCTTTTAACATTGGCAATGCACTCGGACCCTGGCTAGGTGGCCTGGTCATCGGCCTGGGGTTAGGCCTGCGGGCCCCGATCTGGATCTCGATTGCCTTAGCCTTACTGGCGATTGGCGTTGCGCTGATTTCGCGCCGCGTTGAAAAGACCCCAGCGCCGGCATCCGCCAGCGCTGCTATCCCCGAACCGGAAAGTATTACATCATGA